CAGGAGAAATTTCAACGATTTTACCACGAACATTTCTGAGTATTGTAAGTGATCCTCTGACATTTGGCAGTGGTACAATAAATAATTTATCTTTATGTTTTAACCTTTCGCACTGAGGGTCAAGTCGTTCTAAGCGGCGGTGTATCTCACTTGCATCATCTTCTGCTGAAAAAATTACCACTGATCCATGCTCAGTAACAAATGAACCAAAACTACATATCTGATCTTTATCACTTATAACTTTAAGTGCTAGATCAAGAAGAAGCATGCCTTTACCTGTATCTCCCATAGCAGCCACTATTGAAGTAACTCCTAAAGGAAATACTCCCTCAACAAGAAACTTTTGCTCTGGTACCGGACCTACAAAGCGTTCTGCACTCCAGTCTAAAATCTTTAGTGGCGGTTTAATCATTACTTTTTTTGCGTTGTTCTTGATAAAATCAGAGACGTTTGTGCTTTCTTGTAAATAGTCAGCAGCATCCCAGCCTTTCGGTTTATTCTCTGGAATTTTAATCATAGAAAGTGATGCAATACCTAAACTAATAAGTTTTGTAGCAGTATTTTCAGCATACTTTTTACCTGGTTCATCATTATCTGGCCAAATAATAATATTTTTACCTTTAAGTGGAGTCCAATCTGTTTTCTCAATAAGTGCATTTGCTCCAGACATTGCTGTTGTTGCTGTAATACCTTGTTTTATCAGCGCTTCTGCACATTTTTCTCCCTCAACCAGAACAACTTTATCGGACTTTAAGATACCTGGAATGTTGTAGAGTGGTCTTATCTCTGGCGTTCCAAAGTCGGATCTTTTAATATCAAAAGGAAGATATCGCTTTCCATTATCATCATCGTAACGATAGACTCTAACAATAGCTTGGCCGCTTTCATCGTAATAATCCCAATATGCAGTTGGATTACCTGAGTTTTTGAAATGACCAAGCCACTGAGCTATAGAAGTCATTACTTCAGGAAACTCTATTCTCGTACTTTTTCTATGTACTCCTGCCCAAAGATCAATGATATCACCACCTTCTCCTGTTGCAAAATCATGCCATAGGCCAGCTTCACTGCCACTTAATTCTACTACTAGACTCTTGCCTTTATCACCTTGTATATTGCCTACATAAAACTTATCACCACGAAAAATCCCTCTTGGCAATAGATAAGAAAGGCATGATCTGATATTTAACAGAAGCTGAGCTTTAAGTTGTTCTTTTTCTACTAATGGTGCATTTTTTCGTGGAGCTGCAGTATTAAAATCACAATAGATACCCATAAAATCTCCAATATATTTAAAGTTTAGAAATTTGGTTAAGCTGTAGCTATCCAGCGTCCGTTAACCATATTTATGAATTTTGTTGGTATTGGTTTGCCGTTTTTAAGTTCGT
This portion of the Wolbachia endosymbiont of Ctenocephalides felis wCfeF genome encodes:
- a CDS encoding Regulatory protein RepA, which produces MGIYCDFNTAAPRKNAPLVEKEQLKAQLLLNIRSCLSYLLPRGIFRGDKFYVGNIQGDKGKSLVVELSGSEAGLWHDFATGEGGDIIDLWAGVHRKSTRIEFPEVMTSIAQWLGHFKNSGNPTAYWDYYDESGQAIVRVYRYDDDNGKRYLPFDIKRSDFGTPEIRPLYNIPGILKSDKVVLVEGEKCAEALIKQGITATTAMSGANALIEKTDWTPLKGKNIIIWPDNDEPGKKYAENTATKLISLGIASLSMIKIPENKPKGWDAADYLQESTNVSDFIKNNAKKVMIKPPLKILDWSAERFVGPVPEQKFLVEGVFPLGVTSIVAAMGDTGKGMLLLDLALKVISDKDQICSFGSFVTEHGSVVIFSAEDDASEIHRRLERLDPQCERLKHKDKLFIVPLPNVRGSLTILRNVRGKIVEISPEFESIMKQLEEIKDLKLIVFDPLASFIHADINADPAVGDYLMCLLSDLACSTGASIITAHHMRKPKGEKPILTVEQARDAIRGTSALVNGVRCSYAFWPIEDTAKQEIFRSMGETPRQNALFSGAVVKANGLADRTVCTYLRNQETGLLEDITAQLKVKDISDKSLKIYLINAIKRSAIAGHPFTHTGSTGVYKQRHRLPEIFHNMGRDKLERMVQELLQAKQLVKGMSKGSREDKWLDVTTGPFACGVGKFTPGAEDFSCRENL